The following proteins are co-located in the Manihot esculenta cultivar AM560-2 chromosome 9, M.esculenta_v8, whole genome shotgun sequence genome:
- the LOC110623588 gene encoding protein DETOXIFICATION 53, with amino-acid sequence MCPDTSDIENGEIIVLKDGAYNEDTMRDREETQSLQGLLRRLPLTGNVGRPPLSEVGEEMLALGKIAGPIILTTMLIYSRSVISMLFLSRMGKKELAGGSLALGFANITGLSVMKGLAMGMDPICGQAYGAKRWSVISQTYLRTLCLLLLVALPISLLWLNVEPILLRLGQDPDITNVAKVYMVFCIPELIAQAVLHPIRSFLRIQGLTAPLTVSAVAAVILHAPINYFFAIYLKLGVKGVALAIAFNTINMNIGLLIYVAVSKKPLKPWHGITASSIFYGWRPLLSLALPSVISVCLEWWWYEIMLFLCGLLTNPKANVAATGILIQTAGLIYSFPFSLSCSLSTRVGHALGAGEPARAQWTAIIGVVLGFACGVMATIFTFFFSSIWGKLYTDEPQVLELISIGLPLLGLCEIGNSPQTAACGVLTGTARTKDGARINLYAFYLVGLPVAVHLTFKLKMGFRGLWFGLLAAQISCVSMMLYTLFRTDWKYQAERADELTLAAGERNDLEKCLLTTDQ; translated from the exons ATGTGCCCTGATACTTCTGATATTGAAAATGGTGAAATCATAGTTTTAAAAGATGGAGCCTACAATGAAGACACAATGAGAGATAGAGAAGAAACTCAATCATTACAAGGACTTCTCCGCCGTTTACCGCTCACTGGCAATGTCGGACGGCCACCACTAAGCGAG GTAGGAGAAGAGATGCTTGCTTTAGGAAAGATAGCAGGCCCAATAATTTTGACGACCATGCTCATATATTCAAGGTCTGTAATATCAATGCTCTTCTTGAGTCGCATGGGGAAAAAAGAGCTAGCAGGAGGCTCACTGGCACTTGGGTTTGCAAATATCACAGGCCTTTCTGTAATGAAAGGCCTGGCCATGGGCATGGATCCCATTTGTGGGCAAGCCTATGGTGCCAAAAGATGGTCAGTCATCAGCCAAACCTATCTCAGAACTCTCTGTCTCCTTCTACTCGTCGCCCTACCCATTAGCTTGTTATGGCTCAACGTGGAACCCATCTTGTTACGCTTGGGTCAGGACCCAGATATCACAAATGTAGCCAAAGTTTACATGgtcttctgcattcctgaatTAATAGCTCAAGCTGTGCTTCATCCAATCAGATCCTTTCTTAGAATTCAAGGCTTAACGGCTCCTCTTACAGTATCTGCTGTTGCTGCTGTTATCCTTCACGCCCCAATCAACTACTTTTTTGCTATATATTTGAAGCTCGGAGTGAAAGGAGTTGCGTTAGCAATCGCTTTTAATACCATAAATATGAACATAGGCTTGCTAATCTATGTTGCTGTATCAAAAAAGCCGTTGAAACCGTGGCATGGAATTACGGCAAGCTCCATTTTCTATGGCTGGCGGCCATTGCTGTCTCTAGCTTTGCCTAGCGTCATCTCTGTGTGCTTGGAGTGGTGGTGGTATGAGATTATGTTGTTTCTTTGTGGCTTGCTCACTAATCCCAAGGCCAACGTTGCAGCTACAGGGATCCTTATCCAGACAGcaggattaatttattcatttccATTTTCACTAAGCTGCAGTTTAAGCACACGAGTAGGTCACGCACTGGGCGCTGGAGAACCAGCTCGAGCACAATGGACAGCCATAATTGGGGTCGTTTTGGGATTTGCATGCGGCGTCATGGCTACTATTTTCACATTCTTCTTTAGCTCAATATGGGGAAAATTATACACAGATGAGCCACAGGTTCTTGAGTTGATATCTATTGGACTTCCGTTGCTGGGGTTATGTGAAATTGGCAACTCTCCTCAAACAGCTGCCTGCGGAGTCTTAACAGGAACTGCACGTACTAAAGATGGAGCTCGGATAAATTTATATGCCTTTTATCTTGTGGGTTTGCCCGTTGCAGTTCATCTAACTTTTAAACTGAAAATGGGTTTCCGAGGGTTGTGGTTTGGGCTGCTTGCAGCTCAGATTAGCTGTGTTTCTATGATGTTGTATACTTTGTTTCGAACTGATTGGAAGTATCAGGCTGAGAGAGCTGATGAGCTGACTTTGGCCGCAGGTGAGAGGAATGATTTGGAAAAATGCTTACTTACGACTGATCAATGA
- the LOC110622924 gene encoding serine/threonine-protein kinase STY13: MSYGSGSGSSDKNRGREAEEEQQQPVFRRSVEVEPATLTENGSLTAQELSIDDCLLVDPKLLFIGSKIGEGAHGKVYEGRYGDRIVAIKVLNRGSTSEERAALENRFAREVNMMSRVKHENLVKFIGACKEPLMVIVTELLPGMSLRKYLNSLRPKQLELCVAINFALDVARAMDCLHANGIIHRDLKPDNLLLTSSQKSLKLADFGLAREESVTEMMTAETGTYRWMAPELYSTVTLRQGEKKHYNNKVDVYSFGIVLWELLTNRMPFEGMSNLQAAYAAAFKQERPSIPEDISPDLAFIIQSCWVEDPNLRPSFSQIIRMLNAFLFTLSPPPTDVPESDSHETAASSNGTMTEFSARARGKFSFLRQLFAAKRTRNSQ; encoded by the exons ATGAGTTACGGCAGCGGCAGCGGCAGCAGCGACAAGAACAGAGGACGAGAGGCAGAAGAGGAGCAGCAGCAGCCTGTTTTCCGGAGGTCCGTCGAGGTAGAACCGGCGACACTTACTGAAAATGGTTCTTTAACGGCGCAGGAACTGTCGATTGATGATTGTCTGCTCGTTGACCCCAAATTATTGTTCATCGGCTCCAAAATTGGCGAGGGAGCTCATGGGAAAGTTTATGAAGGAAG GTACGGTGATCGAATTGTTGCTATCAAAGTGCTTAATCGAGGGAGCACTTCAGAAGAAAGAGCTGCATTGGAGAATCGTTTTGCCCGTGAAGTTAACATGATGTCTCGAGTAAAACATGAGAATCTTGTCAAG TTCATTGGAGCTTGTAAGGAGCCCCTAATGGTGATAGTAACTGAGCTATTACCTGGAATGTCACTTCGTAAGTATTTAAATAGTCTTCGTCCAAAACAACTAGAGCTTTGTGTGGCAATAAATTTTGCCCTTGACGTTGCTCGAGCCATGGACTGTCTGCATGCAAATGGGATTATACACAGAGATCTGAAACCAG ATAATTTGTTGCTTACCTCAAGCCAGAAGTCTCTGAAGCTTGCAGATTTTGGCCTTGCAAGAGAGGAATCTGTGACTGAAATGATGACTGCTGAAACTGGGACATACCGCTGGATGGCTCCTGAG TTGTATAGCACGGTGACATTGCGGCAGGGAGAGAAGAAGCATTACAATAACAAGGTTGATGTCTACAGCTTTGGAATTGTCTTATGGGAGTTGCTGACCAACCGCATGCCATTTGAAGGCATGTCAAATTTGCAGGCTGCTTATGCAGCTGCTTTTAAG CAAGAGAGGCCCAGTATTCCAGAGGACATATCCCCTGATCTTGCATTTATCATTCAATCATGTTGGGTTGAAGACCCTAACTTGAGGCCCAGTTTCAGCCAGATCATCCGCATGCTTAATGCCTTCCTTTTCACCCTTTCTCCGCCACCAACAGATGTACCAGAATCTGATAGCCATGAGACAGCAGCATCAAGTAATGGCACCATGACAGAGTTTTCTGCCCGTGCAAGAGGAAAGTTTTCTTTCCTTCGCCAGTTGTTCGCAGCTAAGAGGACTAGAAATTCTCAATGA
- the LOC110622875 gene encoding MACPF domain-containing protein CAD1, producing MGENAIGNSRADAAAMHTAMNAVQALGRGFDVNFDTRLLYCKGVVGSRVVQIDEEHTKNLFLYDDIELANVSRDINKSSDPKTRQSSGVCTFYEMVEYFNQKANISGVLPLGSFNSAFSFTGSKHIDAASTKTLSMDGFYIPLVKVQLMKSPLVLQDNVKQAVPNFWDPASLASFIENFGTHVITSVTIGGKDMIYVKQHQSSPLSTMEIKNYVQDIGNQRFFDTESHTSSGPMKIKDKGGDSGIFNSQGIYPQPTSAPYLTGKEDVTIIFRRRGGDDLEQNHSRWERTVRYSPDVIEMTFVPITDLLNGAPGKEHLTRAIGLYLEYKPPIEELRYFLEFQIPRVWAPVQENIPGHQRKEPVCPSLQFSMMGPKLYVSQEQISVGKKPVTGMRLSLEGAKQNRLCIHIEHVASLPKILLPYWDTHVPIGAPKWQGPEEQDSRWFEPVKWKNFSHVSTAPVENPESFIGDFSGVYIVTGAQLGVWDFGSRNVLYMKLLYSRLPGCTIRRSLWDHAPNDKSKKVPSVNNTNPGGSSSGLTENTVGKKLAKFIDVSEMSKGPQDPPGHWLVTGGKLGVEKGKIVLRMKYSLLNY from the exons ATGGGGGAGAATGCAATTGGAAATTCAAGGGCAGATGCGGCGGCTATGCACACGGCAATGAATGCTGTGCAAGCTCTAGGGAGAGGATTCGATGTGAACTTCGATACGAGGTTGCTGTACTGCAAAGGAGTAGTGGGTTCTAGGGTGGTCCAGATTGACGAGGAACATACTAAAAATCTCTTTTTGTATGATGATATTGAGCTGGCCAATGTTTCCAGAGACATCAACAAGTCTTCCGATCCTAAGACTCGCCAGAGTTCTGGTGTTTGCACTTTCTATGAG ATGGTGGAGTACTTTAATCAAAAGGCTAATATATCTGGAGTTTTACCCTTGGGCAGCTTCAATTCTGCATTTAGCTTTACTGGTTCGAAGCATATTGATGCTGCATCTACGAAGACCCTCTCTATGGACGGATTTTATATTCCGCTTGTAAAGGTCCAACTTATGAAATCCCCATTAGTGTTGCAGGATAATGTTAAACAGGCTGTCCCAAATTTTTGGGACCCTGCATCCTTGGCAAG CTTCATTGAAAACTTTGGAACCCATGTTATCACTTCAGTGACTATTGGTGGTAAGGATATGATATATGTTAAACAACATCAATCATCCCCTTTGTCAACCATGGAGATTAAAAACTATGTTCAGGATATTGGAAATCAGAGGTTCTTTGACACGGAAAGTCATACAAGTTCAGGTCCTATGAAAATCAAGGATAAG GGTGGTGATTCTGGCATATTTAACAGCCAAGGGATATATCCACAACCCACAAGTGCTCCATATCTTACTGGGAAAGAA GATGTTACAATAATTTTTCGGAGGAGGGGAGGAGATGACTTGGAACAAAACCACAGCCGCTGGGAAAGAACTGTGAGATACTCTCCAGATGTCATTGAAATGACTTTTGTTCCTATCACTGATCTCCTTAATGGGGCACCTGGAAAAGAGCATCTGACACGTGCAATCGGTTTATACCTTGAAT ACAAGCCCCCGATTGAAGAGCTGAGATATTTTCTGGAGTTTCAGATTCCTCGAGTATGGGCTCCTGTACAGGAAAATATTCCTGGCCACCAAAGAAAGGAACCTGTTTGCCCATCTTTGCAATTCAGCATGATGGGGCCAAAGCTCTATGTAAGCCAGGAGCAG ATATCAGTTGGAAAAAAGCCTGTGACAGGCATGCGCTTATCTCTAGAAGGAGCCAAGCAGAATCGGCTGTGTATTCATATTGAACACGTAGCATCCCTTCCTAAAATCCTTCTTCCATATTGGGACACCCATGTTCCAATTGGTGCTCCTAAATGGCAGGGACCTGAGGAGCAGGATAGTCGATGGTTTGAGCCAGTGAAATGGAAGAATTTCTCTCATGTAAGCACTGCACCAGTGGAGAATCCTGAAAGCTTTATAGGTGATTTCTCTGGAGTGTACATAGTCACAGGAGCTCAACTTGGAGTGTGGGACTTTGGGTCAAGAAATGTTCTATACATGAAACTCCTCTATTCCAGACTACCTGGTTGCACAATACGAAGATCTCTGTGGGATCATGCCCCTAATGACAAGTCAAAGAAAGTCCCTTCTGTAAATAATACCAACCCTGGGGGCTCAAGTTCAGGTTTAACAGAAAACACTGTGGGCAAGAAGTTGGCGAAGTTTATTGATGTGTCTGAGATGAGCAAGGGGCCACAAGATCCTCCAGGCCATTGGTTGGTTACTGGAGGAAAGCTCGGCGTGGAGAAAGGTAAAATTGTTTTGAGAATGAAATATTCATTGCTGAATTACTGA
- the LOC110623629 gene encoding non-specific lipid-transfer protein 1 has translation MAALKMVSVIVVVCMLVAAPMTAQAITCGQVASALSPCVNYLKTTGAVPPRPCCNGVRAINAAARTTADRRTACQCLKSAAGSIKGIKQPTADALPRKCGVNIPYKISFSTNCANVK, from the exons ATGGCCGCTCTTAAGATGGTTAGCGTTATTGTTGTGGTGTGCATGCTGGTTGCAGCTCCAATGACTGCACAAGCCATAACGTGTGGTCAAGTGGCGAGTGCACTCTCCCCATGTGTTAATTACCTCAAGACAACTGGGGCTGTCCCTCCTAGACCATGCTGTAATGGAGTCAGGGCCATCAACGCCGCTGCTAGAACCACCGCCGACCGTCGAACGGCTTGTCAGTGCTTGAAATCAGCTGCCGGAAGCATCAAGGGAATCAAACAACCAACCGCAGATGCTCTCCCCCGTAAATGTGGAGTTAACATTCCTTACAAGATCAGCTTCTCTACAAACTGCGCCAA CGTCAAGTGA